The Agromyces sp. G08B096 DNA window CGGGCCGAGATCGACGGACTCCTCGCCGCCGACGGCAGCGAGAACGTGCGCGCGCTCCAGCGTGCGATCCGCGACACGATGACCGAGCACGCCGGCGTGGTTCGCGACGAGCAGGGCCTCACGGCCGGCCTCGCCGAGCTCGACGCGATCGAGGCCCGCATGGCCGACATCGGGGTGCATCCCGACCTCGCCGGCTACCAGGACCTCGCGCATGCCTTCGACCTGAAGTCCGCGGCGCTCGCCGCGCGCGCGACGCTCGAGGCCGCGCTGGAGCGGCGGGAGACGAGAGGATGCCACAACCGCAGCGACTTCCCCGAGCTCGACGAATCGTTGCAGGTGAACCTCGTCTGGTCGCCGTCGACCGGGGTGACCCGCGAGGAGATCCCGCCGATCCCGGCGGAGATCGCGGCGCTCATGCGCGACGTGTCGACGGTGGGCAAGCTCGTCGAGTAGCGCAGGAGACGCCAGGGCGGGCCGGTTCTCGGACCGGCCCGCCCTGGCGCGCACGCACCCGCGGACTCAGGCGACGGCGGTCCCCTCCAGCTCGACGAGTTGGCCCGGAACGGCGAGCCGGGTGACGCCCAGCATCGTCGTGGCGGGCGCGACGCCGGCCGCACCGAGACGCGCGGCCAGGAGACCGTAGTGCGGGAAGAGCGCGTCGACGTCGGTGGTGGCGACATTGAGGCGCACCAGGTTCGCGAGGGTCATCCCGGCGCGCTCGAGCACCGCCTCCAGGTTGTCGATGCTGAGCGAGAGCTGCGCCGCGACGTCGCCCGCGTGCTGCGGCCGCCCGTCGGAGTCCATCGCCGTCTGCCCGGAGACGTACAGCGTGCGGGTCGCGCCGGAGACCAGCACTCCCTGATCGAATCCCAGTTCGGCCGACCACGTCGCGGGGTTCACGGCCGTTCGTTCGAGTGTCATTCCAGCTCCATTCATGTCTTCGGAAGGACGTCGGACTCCAGCCTCTCGATAAATCACGACACCGTCTGTCAGGTATCGGGCAGAGTGGGCAGATGCGCGCAGATCGTCTCGTCTCGCTGGTCCTGCTCCTCCGTCAGCGCGGCCGACTCCCCGCGTCGACGATCGCCCGGGAGCTCGAGGTCTCGACCCGCACCGTGCTGCGCGATATCGAGGCGCTGTCGGCGGCCGGTGTGCCCGTCTACGCGGAGCGCGGGCGACACGGCGGATTCGAGCTGCTGCCAGGCTTCCGCACCGAGCTCACCGGCCTGAACCACGAT harbors:
- a CDS encoding RidA family protein is translated as MTLERTAVNPATWSAELGFDQGVLVSGATRTLYVSGQTAMDSDGRPQHAGDVAAQLSLSIDNLEAVLERAGMTLANLVRLNVATTDVDALFPHYGLLAARLGAAGVAPATTMLGVTRLAVPGQLVELEGTAVA